A region of Culicoides brevitarsis isolate CSIRO-B50_1 chromosome 1, AGI_CSIRO_Cbre_v1, whole genome shotgun sequence DNA encodes the following proteins:
- the LOC134829913 gene encoding choline transporter-like 2, producing MDLITESTQVGILNEETRRPTNVNWLYAFLIAVASFVILGAIANNSDGPSGIFYSGHFPVEDIRGSHCGIDSDVLDKSYKMHIDDRNCDGNRFNCHENWICVNSCPNGFFDVSSCTSDNFWDLKTRLVCQDDKLPAKIQNCEEMQAAVDDKKCARWYKDTSKIFGNCISSHNEADVDFNNFQVSAAHKILMVIPSFMYALICAGIVSLFLIVTLKWSAAFVFWGFVVLIIVALVAFMLSIICVQIPSASKSNDGMNEIYFQLLIVAVVLALLILILYCLRRKIRCGIEIVKESSRCVCASIESIFFPVLPLLLRAAVFIAMMYILVMAFTMQHNEYHVQGRDPDCFCKNVFYDNYYKCYPKTFNSDCRRSDGGICTQKICQLKSQRGSNLSKPMIMLTVILSSWIGAFIQAAAKMILAHVYANWYWNWNKRYIPAGSVGVAMTKIAKNHLGSAAFGGFVVMMLRRIRKMLKKQKCSCCSCFAWCCCCPCKSISSIFGCVLRYFLKAAVDLLLYVSDKAFVVVAMTGYGFWDSVKSVSRVMTKDVPLVVATEYVGDIILFVCKFVTAILTAGTFFITSPFKGNDEIITLIISFLIFSFTFDLVAVLLTSYNVAIDTLLICTIQDFMNSGVEKPYFQSQVLNGLLFEKKEVELV from the exons ATGGATTTAATCACGGAATCAACTCAAg ttggaATCCTCAACGAGGAAACGCGTCGTCCAACAAACGTGAATTGGCTTTACGCATTTTTGATTGCTGTTgcttcttttgttattttgggaGCCATTGCGAACAATTCTGATGGACCATCAGGCATTTTTTACTCTGGACATTTTCCTGTTGAAGACATTCGAGGCAGCCATTGTGGAATTGACAGTGATGTTTTGGACAAATCTTACAAAATGCACATCGACGATCGGAATTGTGACGGAAATCGATTCAACTGCCACGAAAATTGG aTTTGTGTTAATTCTTGTCCAAAcggattttttgatgtttcaaGTTGCACTTCAGACAACTTTTGGGACTTGAAAACCCGCCTCGTTTGTCAAGACGATAAATTACCagcaaaaatccaaaattgtgAAGAGATGCAAGCAGCGGtagatgacaaaaaatgtgcTCGTTGGTATAAAGACACGtcaaaaa tTTTTGGAAATTGTATTTCAAGCCATAACGAAGCCGATGttgatttcaataattttcaagtcaGTGCAGctcacaaaattttgatggTCATTCCGAGTTTCATGTATGCACTAATTTGTGCGGGAATTGTGAGTCTTTTCCTCATTGTCACCCTCAAATGGTCTGCTGCCTTCGTGTTTTGGGGATTTGTAGTATTGATTATTGTTGCCTTGGTTGCTTTTATGCTTTCAATAATATGTGTTCAAATTCCGAGTGCTTCAAAGTCGAATGATGGAATG aacGAAATTTACTTCCAACTCCTGATTGTGGCCGTAGTTTTGGCACTTTTGATCCTTATCCTGTACTGCCTTCGCCGTAAAATCCGTTGTGGCATCGAAATCGTCAAAGAAAGCAGTCGTTGTGTGTGCGCCTCAATCGAAAGTATCTTTTTCCCGGTTTTGCCGCTACTTTTACGAGCTGCAGTCTTCATCGCCATGATGTACATCCTCGTGATGGCTTTCACAATGCAACATAACGAGTACCACGTACAAGGAAGAGACCCCGACTGCTTCTGCAAAAACGTATTTTATGACAATTACTACAAATGTTACCCAAAAACCTTCAACAGTGATTGTCGTCGAAGCGATGGCGGCATTTGCACGCAAAAAATTTGCCAATTAAAGTCACAACGAGGTTCAAATCTGTCAAAACCCATGATTATGTTGACTGTGATACTCTCCTCGTGGATCGGTGCATTCATTCAAGCTGCCGCAAAAATGATTCTCGCACATGTTTACGCAAATTGGTACTGGAATTGGAACAAAAGATACATCCCGGCGGGATCCGTTGGCGTCGCAATGACAAAAATCGCGAAAAATCATCTTGGATCGGCCGCATTTGGGGGTTTTGTTGTTATGATGCTTCGTCGCATCcggaaaatgttgaaaaagcaAAAGTGTAGTTGCTGTTCGTGCTTCGCTTGGTGTTGTTGTTGCCCCTGCAAATCTATTTCGTCAATTTTCGGCTGTGTCCTTCGATATTTCTTGAAAGCAGCGGTTGATTTGCTCCTTTACGTGTCGGATAAAGCGTTTGTCGTCGTTGCAATGACCGGATACGGCTTCTGGGATTCCGTGAAAAGCGTTTCTCGTGTCATGACGAAGGACGTTCCGCTTGTTGTGGCTACCGAATACGTTGGCGACATCATTTTGTTCGTTTGTAAGTTCGTAACTGCGATTTTGACAGCTGGAACGTTCTTTATTACGTCGCCGTTCAAGGGAAACGACGAAATAATCACGCTTATCATCTCGTTCCTCATCTTTTCGTTCACTTTTGACTTGGTAGCGGTACTTTTGACGTCATACAATGTCGCGATCGACACATTGCTGATCTGCACAATTCAGGATTTCATGAATAGTGGCGTGGAAAAGCCTTATTTTCAGTCGCAGGTTTTGAATGgacttttgtttgaaaagaaAGAAGTTGAACTTGTATga
- the LOC134837756 gene encoding choline transporter-like 2 → MDSRPVGIFDEAKRHRTNAFWNFAFLLAILTFIGFGIFASFSNGPAGILMDGNQTFVAYKGSHCGFDSDVLDKKLQIDIDERKCNRHNPIAKILHCQRPWICVKTCPTGSFDVRNCTKENFKEVKERLVCQDEKVKDNVKNCEEAQEAVDDKKCVGFYNNTEDFFGSCASDKSLHGYENEPNFGQMILYLLPSFIYAIGVAGVISLFFALTLRWSAAFVFWGFVVLIILGCIGSLVGIVVLQLYDAENQKNLYGLETEETKSAIYFEVGVVSVLLLIVMIFLCCFRQKIRCGIEIVKESSRCVCASVGSIFFPIFPFLLRAGVLIATGYIVLMMHTMRSNQYKIHGEIDENCFCIRKNYTNGDSCTPEVFNSECRTVDNNFCTSVVCKLSEQTVPKFAKPLITVTLMISTWIVAFIQANAKMILAYVYGNWYWNWNRQYIPRGAVVTGMKKILGNHTGTAAFGGFIVMICRVFKKMLYRQNNSNGPFKAVIGRIIFMILACCARSIIELVEFVSDKAFVVVAITGNGFWESVKGVSKLMTKDIPLVVATEYVGDIILFVCKFMAAVVAAALFVFTCPLREERMFLTIFAAVLIFFFAFDLAAVLLTAYNVAIDTLLICTIQDYTHCGTEKAYFESETLNQLLLKKEVASV, encoded by the exons ATGGATTCTCGTCCAG tTGGCATCTTTGACGAGGCCAAACGTCATCGAACAAACGCATTTTGGAATTTCGCATTCCTTCTGGCGATTCTCACGTTCATTGGTTTTGGGatttttgcaagtttttcCAATGGTCCAGCTGGAATCCTCATGGATGGCAACCAAACTTTTGTCGCATACAAAGGGAGTCATTGTGGCTTTGACAGTGATGTTTTGGACAAAAAACTCCAAATCGACATCGATGAACGGAAATGCAATCGTCATAATCCAATTGCGAAAATTCTTCATTGCCAACGTCCTTGG atttgcGTTAAAACTTGTCCTACTGGAAGCTTTGATGTGAGAAATTGtaccaaagaaaattttaaagaggtCAAGGAACGTTTGGTGTGTCAAGATGAAAAAGTGAAAGACAACGTGAAAAATTGTGAAGAAGCTCAAGAAGCTGTAGATGATAAGAAATGCGTTGGATTTTACAATAACACGGAAGATT tttTCGGTTCCTGTGCCTCAGATAAATCCTTGCATGGATATGAAAATGAACCAAATTTCGGTCAAATGATATTGTATCTCCTGCCAAGTTTCATCTATGCTATTGGAGTTGCTGGAGTAATCAGTCTTTTCTTTGCCTTGACCCTTCGATGGTCCGCAGCATTCGTTTTTTGGGGATTCGTAGTGTTGATTATCCTTGGATGCATTGGTTCGTTGGTTGGGATTGTGGTTTTGCAGTTGTATGATGctgaaaatcagaaaaatttgtacGGATTGGAAACGGAGGAAACAAAg agtGCAATTTACTTCGAAGTTGGCGTCGTGAGCGTCCTATTGCTGATTGTCATGATTTTCCTGTGTTGTTTCCGCCAAAAAATCCGTTGTGGCATCGAAATCGTCAAGGAAAGTAGTCGCTGTGTATGTGCCTCTGTCGGAAGTATCTTCTTCCCAATTTTTCCGTTCCTCCTTCGAGCTGGAGTTCTCATCGCAACTGGTTACATTGTGCTCATGATGCACACAATGCGCTCTAATCAGTACAAAATCCATGGagaaattgacgaaaattgcTTCTGTATCcgcaaaaattacacaaatggCGATTCTTGCACTCCCGAAGTCTTCAACAGCGAATGTCGTACTgtcgataataatttttgcaccTCCGTCGTGTGTAAATTATCCGAGCAAACCGTTCCAAAGTTCGCCAAACCCTTGATTACCGTGACTTTGATGATTTCCACTTGGATCGTCGCTTTCATCCAAGCAAACGCTAAAATGATCCTCGCTTATGTCTATGGAAACTGGTATTGGAATTGGAATCGTCAATACATCCCAAGAGGCGCCGTCGTCACtggcatgaaaaaaatcctcgGAAATCACACAGGAACTGCTGCCTTTGGGGGTTTCATTGTCATGATTTGTCGCGTCTTCAAGAAAATGTTGTACCGTCAAAACAACTCAAACGGACCCTTTAAAGCTGTCATCGGGCGAATAATCTTCATGATTCTTGCTTGTTGCGCGCGTTCCATCATCGAACTCGTCGAATTTGTCTCGGACAAGgcttttgtcgtcgtcgccaTCACCGGAAATGGATTTTGGGAATCCGTCAAAGGCGTTTCGAAGTTAATGACGAAGGACATTCCGCTCGTTGTGGCTACCGAATACGTTGGCGACATCATTTTGTTCGTTTGCAAATTCATGGCGGCAGTTGTAGCGGCAGCATTGTTCGTTTTTACGTGCCCGTTGCGAGAAGAACGAAtgtttttgaccatttttgcgGCAGTTTTGATCTTTTTCTTCGCTTTTGACCTTGCAGCGGTACTTTTGACGGCATATAATGTCGCTATTGATACCTTGCTGATCTGTACAATTCAGGATTACACGCATTGTGGCACCGAAAAAGCTTATTTCGAGTCGGAAACGTTGAATCAGCTGCTCCTGAAGAAGGAAGTTGCAAGTGTTTGA
- the LOC134836950 gene encoding beta-chimaerin, with protein MISQQSDGTPSDTDYFGNSLKIWKCELYKLQEEAPRPIPVLRSESKEIADAPDFYGLDYHGVLGHREADALLHDKPEGSYLVRKSPNRKNRTDENSDNQNSFYTLCFKFDSKVHHFKLYYNPFLGHYVVEDSKKFEDIKSLVADGLLNHYIRKHGGPILDAMGKNVNYEQSPYMTLNRRKMRALSSEVYSKRYSNGNEEAKRATINLLNEEKKVESELKAGDIVPTEYKKQHNFKVNNFKGLNWCDSCGNFLWGFIAQGVRCDDCGFIAHEKCSKTVPPKCMPDLKNIRGVFGIDLTTLVIAYKQDIPFVVEKCVKEIEERGLKQEGIYRVSGFADEIEQVKETLDKEGNAADISEKSVSNINVVASILKMYLRLLPIPLITYQAYPALIDASNKATPAEQIDFTKKALPLLPSSHFKCLKYMIEHLQKVAEYQEVNKMSEHNLGTVFAPTLIAFPSGMTDLSQEIFLLSFLIRNCKSIFD; from the exons ATGATCTCGCAACAATCAGACGGCACTCCTTCTGACACGGATTATTTTGGAAATTCCCTGAAAATCTGGAAATGTGAATTGTACAAATTACAAGAGGAAGCTCCCCGACCCATTCCCGTACTTCGAAGCGAGTCAAAAGAAATTGCCGATGCTCCAGATTTCTACGGACTTGATTATCATGGAGTTTTGGGACATCGTGAAGCGGATGCTTTGCTGCATGACAAACCCGAAGGAAGTTATTTGGTACGAAAAAGTCCAAACCGAAAAAATCGCACGGACGAAAATAGCGACaatcaaaattctttttacaCACTTTGCTTCAAATTTGACTCGAAAGTGCATCATTTCAAGTTGTACTACAATCCCTTTTTGGGCCATTATGTCGTCGAAGACTCGAAAAAGTTCGAAGATATCAAAAGTTTAGTGGCTGACGGACTTTTGAATCACTACATCCGCAAACACGGAGGACCCATTCTCGATGCCAtgggaaaaaatgtgaattacgAGCAATCGCCTTACATGACGCTGAATCGCCGGAAAATGCGGGCCTTATCATCGGAAGTGTACAGTAAGCGGTACAGCAACGGCAACGAGGAAGCGAAACGCGCAACGATAAATTTGCtgaacgaagagaaaaaagttgagTCAGAATTGAAGGCGGGCGATATTGTGCCGACGGAATACAAAAAGCAGCACAATTTCAAAGTCAACAACTTCAAGGGCCTGAATTGGTGTGACTCGTGTGGGAATTTTCTGTGGGGATTCATTGCCCAAGGCGTTCGATGCGACGATTGTGGTTTTATTGCGCACGAAAAATGCTCGAAAACAGTCCCGCCAAAATGCATGCCGGACTTGAAGAATATTCGCGGCGTGTTTGGCATCGATTTGACCACGTTGGTGATTGCGTACAAACAGGACATTCCATTTGTTGTGGAAAAATGCGTGAAAGAAATCGAAGAACGGGGATTGAAACAAGAGGGAATTTATCGCGTTTCCGGATTTGCTGACGAAATTGAACAAGTGAAGGAAACACTTGACAAGGAAGGAAATGCCGCAGATATTAGTGAGAAAAGTGTCAGCAACATAAATGTCGTTGCGAGTATTCTAAAAATGTATCTTCGTTTGTTGCCGATTCCGTTAATTACGTATCAAGCGTATCCGGCTTTAATTGACGCTTCGA ataaaGCAACGCCCGCCGAACAGATAGATTTTACCAAAAAAGCCTTGCCATTACTGCCGTCATCGCATTTCAAGTGTCTTAAGTACATGATTGAACATTTACAAAAAGTTGCCGAATATCAAGAAGTGAACAAGATGTCAGAACACAATTTAGGCACCGTTTTTGCGCCAACTTTAATTGCATTTCCATCTGGCATGACAGATTTGTCTCAAGAAATCTTCTTGCTATCCTTTTTGATACGGAAttgtaaaagtatttttgactga